The Marivirga tractuosa DSM 4126 genome contains the following window.
GAGCTGCTTGTAGTTTGCTTTTGATTTCGGGCTTAATATTGCTTTTGGTGATAGGGGAGAAGCTTTGGTCTACCAGGTCTAAATTTTCCAGTAAAGTAAAATATAAATTACTTATTTTATCCTCCTCCTTGTATTTTTTTAATAACTGTTCATTATAGATTTTGGCTTTTAAATCAATTATCTCTAGAAATTTATGATCAAGCAAAAGGTTTTCTGTTAATAGATCTGCTGAGATTGGTTTTTCAATTATTATTTTCTGCACTTCTTCATTCCTGTATAAGTGCATAGCCACAATGCTGTTCTCATCAAATATCCATTCCTTTATTAATTCTTTTTCTCCAGAATGCGACACCTTATAGAATGACCAAGTTCCTTGGGTCAATTCATTTTCTCCTATTTCACCTTCTAAAATATTATTTTCAATGCTTAAACGAAATTCACCTTTGGCTTTACCTTTCTCAAAATTTATGCTTGCTGTTAGTGTAGTGTCTGATATTTTGGAATTGCGGATTTGCCAATCATAAAGTTCCCAAACGCCAGTTTTTTCACCTACAATAAAATTTCCAATTGCCATAAATTCATGACCGTTTACATCATAGGAGTAAGTATAGTCTTTATAATAGCCATCACCGGTCGGTTCGAAAGATCCTTCTTTTAATTTCCAGGTTTCATCTGCTCGATTTTCGATAAAATATCCTTCAAGCGACAAGTATTCATAAATATCTTCTCTATTTTCAAATTGCTGAGAGAGGCTGAATTCGCCATTATAGATTGTGTCTTCTTCACTTATATAATATTCATATTTTGCCAAATACTTGGTGTTGTCGATGGTATAGGTGCTATCGTAAATTTGAATATTTTGCGCCTGAGTCCATGAAGATAAGAGTAGTAATGCTATGATTTTGAGTAGTATATACTTTTTTGTGCTCTTCATAAATGGTAATGGTATCAAAATCAAATGTACTAATAATTTTCTTGGGCACTTAAACCGAATTATTAACTTTTGGCTTGGAGGGTTAACTTTTTATAAAAAAGCATTCTAAGTGCCAATAGTATAAAAATGAAATCGACATAAAATAAGCAGAATTCAATAACTGATCATGGTTTTAAATAAATCCTGAAAGAAATCAATTATTGAATAATGATCACTTAAAATTACCGTATTCTATCCATAGACCTTACCAATCTTTCATCTTTTCTGATGAAGCGGACTGCCAGTGAATTAAATACCAAAGCAATGGCAGGCAAAAATAATCCATAGCTGTAAGATCCCTGAATACCTGCTAATAATTCACCCTCAGCCTGAGTTGACCAGTATGCCGAAAGCCCTAAAGCGGTACCGATTAAAAGAGAGTTCAGCGTTGATAACATGATTTGACGCATTCTCTTTTTGTACATTCCAATAGAAATAAAAGCTATGCAAACAGACAGAAGCCCCAGGATTCCAGGGATAACATAAGGCATAAATTCATTTTTCACGCCTTCTTCAGGAGAAGTGACGGTTTCTAAGTAAAAAGCGGTTAAAGTGTAAGATGCACCTGAATTGGTATCGACTTTTTGCCATAAAGGAGCAAATAAAAATACCAACATAGCTAATCCTACAATTAATAAAAATATGGTTTGAATTCTTTGAATCATCGAAAAGTGCTTTTTGTATTTTGCAAATATACAGTAAAATTCAGTTTGGGTAAATGAGTAGAGCAGAAAAATACACTAGGCCTATGAATTCTTTGAAATAATAGGCAAGTCATTTCATGCTGAAATCATATATTGAAGTAAGGCGATGGCATGCACCTTATTTCTAAAGGAGGTAAGACGTTGTATATTAACTTATGCTGAATCTTCAGATGCACTTTCTATCTAGGTTGATAAATGAAGGGTATTCTGACTAAATCGTCTTTGTATATACGTATAAAAAACCTTATCTTCAGAGAATACAACTTTAAACGAACCAATCTGAACATTCAAAATTTAAAAAAGCTCAATCTCGGTCCATAATCTGAAATGTAAAGTGAAATTAACTAAGATTAGATATGAAAGACTTATTGACTTCAGATATCCTGACAAAAACCTTTGACGGTTTACCAACCGGGGTGGGCATTTTTCATGTTCCCGATTTAGATGATATAGAAAGTGTAAGATATGTGTACATGAATAATGTCATTTTGTATGAAATGAGGAAGAATCGAGAGGAGGTTTTTGGCAAACGAATTATGGAAGTTGCCCCCGAAGCTTACGAACACGAGGGAGGTTTAGCAGTGATTGAAACTTATAGAAAGGTAGCTGCTGAGGGAGGAAATGTCGATCTGGGGTTGGTAGAGTATTCTAATCATATGGTGGCAGGAATTTACGAATGCTCCGTGCATTTCATCAAACCTCATTACGTTTATGTGATGCTAAGAAATGTAACGGAACTGGAGAAGGCGAAAAATGAGCTCGAAATTAAAAATCAAGAATTAAGTCGATTTGCTTATATGGCCTCTCATGATTTGAAAGAGCCTTTACGGACGATTTCAAGTCTTGTGCAAATTCTTGAAATCAAATATAAAGGTAAGCTAGATGCGGAGTCTGATAAGATTATTGATTATATATCTCAAGCCTCAATTCGACTAAAAGATTTAATTGACGCTTTGTTGGACTATAGCAATATTGGAAAGGGTAAAATGAAAAAAGAAATTGATTGCAATGAAATAATTGAAGTCATTAAAGAAGATTTGGCTGTAGTCATAAAAGAAACTAATACCATTATTAATACCACTGATTTACCAGTACTTTTGGGATTGGAGGCTGAATTGAGAATGCTCTTCCAAAATCTTATAAGCAATGGAATCAAATTCAGTAAAGCCGAAACTAGCCCAATCATCAATATTTCTGCAAGTCATGAAAACGGATGGACTTTCAAAGTTGAAGATAATGGTATTGGAATTGATCCTAAATATAAGGAAAAGATATTCAGTATTTTTGAACGTCTGCATACCAAAGAAGAATATGAAGGAGCAGGAATTGGATTAGCTCATTGTAAGAAAGTTGTGGAATTGCATAATGGTCGAATATGGGTTGAATCTACTCCAGGCATCGGAAGTTCATTTTATTTTTCAATCTCTGAATCATGAATGGGAGTTGGATCCTTTAAAATTTCAAAGGTACTGGTAAATCTCTGCAATTGTTAAATTTGCATAATTCGGTAGTACTGGAATACCAAAAAGAAAAAAAGCTTTCCATAAGTTTCTTTCTTTGTAACTTCTGTTACCATCCTATCCGTTGAAAGTCCGTTACTTAGCATTGTGATTCAAAAAAAAGAGATAAATGAAAGATTCAAATAGAACAATAATTGACGTAAGGTCAGAAGGAGAATTTGCAATGGGACATGCACAAGATGCACTCAATATCCCTTTAAATGAAGTAGAAGCTAGAGCTGAAGAAATTGCGAAAATAGAGGGAGAAATTATTTTGTGCTGCGCTTCAGGAAACAGAAGTGGAATGGCACAACAAATTTTACAATCAAAAGGAATTGATTGCCATAATGGAGGTTCTTGGTTTGCAGCAGAAAATTATGCAATGGCCTTATGAGTTTCTTAAGAAAATTATTCGGATTAGGCCCAGCTGTGGACTGGAAAGCATTGGCAGATGAAGGAGCTATCATTTTAGATGTGAGAACAAAAGGAGAATTTCAAGGAGGGCATATCAAAAATGCTTTGAATATTCCTGTAGATAGCATTTCCTCTAATTTATCCAAATTGAAAAGTAAAGATAAGCCTATAATTACTTGCTGTGCTTCGGGAATGAGAAGCGGCACTGCCAAGAGTATTTTAAAATCAAAGGGCTATGAAAAAGTGTATAATGGTGGGGCTTGGACTTCACTCAATAGAAAAATAGCATGAATAAAACTATTTTACATACTCCCTGGACTTTTATGCGCTGGCTTAGGTTGGCAATAGGTCTATATCTAGTGTTCGTAGGGATAACTGAGCCCGATATATTGGCAGGAAGTATAGGCGCAGTCTTCAGCTTTTTAGCTTTGTTCAATCAAGGCTGCGGTGGAGGTAGCTGTGCTAATGGAAATTGCGATATTCCGAAAAAATAGTTTTAGAACCTAGAGTCTAGCACCTAGATAAGTCTTGATTCTAGGATCTAGATTCTAAAAATCTCATCAATGAAAGAATTTTGGAATGAAAGGTATGCGAAAAATGAATTCATTTATGGTACGGAACCCAATGAATTTCTTCGTGAAGAATTAGAAAATTTACCAATAGGTAAAATTATTTTGCCCTGTGACGGAGAAGGTAGAAATGCTGTTTTTGCAGCCAAATTAGGGTGGCAGGTTAGTGCTTTTGATTATAGTTCTTCAGCTAAGGAAAAAGCTGTCGCTTTAGCCAAACAGGAAAGAGTAAGTCCACATTATGAAGTTGCTGATATTCACGAAAAGGAATTCAAAGAAAATTCAGCAGATGTGGTAGCACTCATTTATGCTCATTTCCCTGCTGAATTAAGAAAAATTGCTCATCAGAAAGCAGTAAAATGGCTGAAGCCAGGAGGAAAACTTATTTTGTAAGCCTTCAATCCCAAACAACTCAGTAATGAATCAGGTGGGCCAAAAAATATCGAATTGCTTTATACGGAAGATCTTTTAAGAGAAGATTTTAAAGATTTAGAAATCGAAACAATGGAAAGTTTGGAAACATATTTATCTGAAGGTGATTTTCATAATGGGAAAGCAAATGTGATAAGAATTCTGGCAACGAAGCAGTGAAAATTACTTTTAGGATTTCTTCTCCTGTTAATATTATTGATTTTATCTATATCTATATTTATAGAATCGACATTATTGAATGTTGATACATATAATATTAAATCTATATTTGCTTTGACAATAATTTTTTAAATGATAAAACTATGAAAAGAATTAGCACAATATTAATAGTTTTCGTTGTCGGCTTGATTTTGACAGCCTGCGGAAATGAGGAGACTAAAACAGCAGAAGCAGACGGTTATTCTGGTGCTACAAAAAGAAGCCAATCAGCAATGAAGGCAAGTCAATTAACTGATTGGTGGCCAAACAGATTGGATTTAAGCATTTTGAGACAAAATTCTGAAATGTCTGATCCATTAAATAAGGATTTTGATTACAAAGAGGCTTTTAGAAGTGTTGATTATGCTACTTTGAAAGAGGATATTGCCAAAACGCTGAAAGATTCAAAGGAATGGTGGCCGGCAGATTATGGACATTACGGACCTTTCATGATTCGTATGGCCTGGCACAGTGCCGGAACCTATAGAACTGGAGACGGAAGAGGTGGCTCTAGATCAGGACAGCAAAGATTTGCACCTATCAATAGCTGGCCTGATAACGCAAACCTTGATAAAGCCAGAAGATTAATGTGGCCAGTGAAACAAAAGTATGGTAACAAAATTTCCTGGGCGGATTTGATGATCTTAACTGGTAATGTGGCTTTAGAAGATATGGGCTTTAAAACCATAGGTTTTGCAGGGGGAAGAGAAGATGTTTACGAACCAGAACTAGATGTTTACTGGGGTTCTGAGGAAAAATGGTTGAGTGATAGGGACCGGTATTCAGGAGATAGGGAATTAGAAGATCCCTTGGCAGCGGTTCAAATGGGCTTGATTTATGTGAATCCAGAAGGACCAAATGGAAATCCTGATCCAATAGCAGCAGCACATGATATCAGAGAAACATTTGGTAGAATGGGAATGAATGATGAAGAAACTGTGGCTTTGATAGCAGGAGGGCATACGCTAGGAAAAGCGCACGGAGCAGGGCCAGCAGATAATGTAGGGAAAGCACCTGCTGGGGCAGATATGGAAGAACAAGGCTTTGGATGGAAAAGCTCTTACAAATCAGGTAAAGGAAAAGATGCGATCACTTCTGGCTTAGAAGTTACATGGACTAATACTCCAGCAAAATGGAGTCATGGTTATTTAATGAGTTTATTTGAAAATGAATGGGAATTAACCAAAAGTCCTGCAGGAGCTCATCAGTGGGTGGCTAAAGATCCTAAAGTAATGGTACCAGATGCTTTTGATTCTACTAAAAAGCTTAAACCAACTATGTTTACTACTGATTTATCTTTAAGAGAAGATCCTGCTTATGCTAAAATCTCTCGTAAATTTTTAGAGAACCCTGCCTTATTCAATGATGCATTTGCAAAGGCTTGGTTTAAATTGACTCATAGAGATATGGGACCTAATTCAACTTATTTAGGACCTGAAGTGCCAAAACAAGATTTCATCTGGCAAGATCCAATTCCTGCAGTTGATCATCCTTTAGTAAACGCTGATGATATTACCAAGCTAAAAACTCAAATTTTAAATTCTGATCTGTCTATCAGTGAAGTAGTTTCAACTGCTTGGGCTTCTGCATCTACTTACAGAGACTCTGATAGAAGAGGTGGAGCAAATGGTGCGCATATTCAATTGTCGCCTATGAAAGATTGGAAAGTAAACAACCCATCTCAATTGCAAAAGGTGTTGGAAATCTATAGAGGTATTCAAGAAGAATTTCATAAAACATCAGGCAGTAGAAAAATATCAATGGCTGATATGATTGTTTTAGGTGGTGCAGCCGGAATAGAGCAAGCCGCTAAAAATGCTGGATATAGTGTAAAAGTACCATTCACTCCAGGTAGAATGGATGCTAAACAAGATCAAGTGGATGTAGAATCTATGAACTTACTGGAACCAATAGCAGATGGCTTTAGAAATTATCTTAAAACCAGATACACTATTTCTACTGAAGAATTATTGGTGGATAAAGCCCAATTATTGACTTTAACTCCTCCTGAAATGACTGTTTTAGTAGGTGGAATGAGAGCGCTTGATGCTAATTATGATGGTTCTAAACATGGAATTTTCTCTGACAAAAAAGACCTATTGACTAATGAGTTCTTTGTTAATCTTTTGGATATGAGTACAGTTTGGGAGCCAACTGATGATACTAAAGAACAATTTATAGGTAAAGACAGAAGCTCAGGTGAACAAAAATATACAGCTACAAGAGCAGATTTAGTTTTCGGTTCTCATTCTGAATTAAGAGCTTTAGCTGAAGTTTATGCTTAAGCTGATTCAAAAGAAATGTTTGTGAATGATTTCGTGGCAGCATGGGATAAGGTCATGAAGTTGGATAGGTTTGATTTAATCTATCAATAAAAGTTTAATATGAATTCCAATTTGAAAAGCCAGGCAGAAAAGTCTGGCTTTTCTTATATTTAGGCGATTCAAATTTCACAGTTTCTACCTATGCCATTAAAAGTAATCATAGCCTCCAAAAACCCGGTTAAAATCGCAGCTACCAAAGCAGCTTTTCAAAGAAAATTCAGAGAACAATCTTTCGAATATGAAGGGATGTCCGTTCCTTCTGATGTTAGCGACCAACCGATGACGCATAATGAAACTCAAGAAGGCGCTTATAACCGAGCAAATAATGCTAAAATTAAATATCCAAATGCTGATTATTGGGTTGGCATCGAAGGAGGAATTCATGATGATGAATTTGGCATGCAAGCTTTTGCTTGGATGGTTGTTCTTACAAAAGAAAAATTAAGTCAAGCACAAACGGCAGTTTTTTATTTACCCGAACCTATTGCCAAAATGGTAAGGGAAGGAGTCGAGCTTGGGGAAGCCGATGATCAATATTTTGGTCGGTCAAACTCTAAGCAAAAAGATGGTGCTGTTGGGATTTTGACCAATGGCGAAA
Protein-coding sequences here:
- a CDS encoding DUF4293 domain-containing protein, which encodes MIQRIQTIFLLIVGLAMLVFLFAPLWQKVDTNSGASYTLTAFYLETVTSPEEGVKNEFMPYVIPGILGLLSVCIAFISIGMYKKRMRQIMLSTLNSLLIGTALGLSAYWSTQAEGELLAGIQGSYSYGLFLPAIALVFNSLAVRFIRKDERLVRSMDRIR
- a CDS encoding sensor histidine kinase, producing the protein MKDLLTSDILTKTFDGLPTGVGIFHVPDLDDIESVRYVYMNNVILYEMRKNREEVFGKRIMEVAPEAYEHEGGLAVIETYRKVAAEGGNVDLGLVEYSNHMVAGIYECSVHFIKPHYVYVMLRNVTELEKAKNELEIKNQELSRFAYMASHDLKEPLRTISSLVQILEIKYKGKLDAESDKIIDYISQASIRLKDLIDALLDYSNIGKGKMKKEIDCNEIIEVIKEDLAVVIKETNTIINTTDLPVLLGLEAELRMLFQNLISNGIKFSKAETSPIINISASHENGWTFKVEDNGIGIDPKYKEKIFSIFERLHTKEEYEGAGIGLAHCKKVVELHNGRIWVESTPGIGSSFYFSISES
- a CDS encoding rhodanese-like domain-containing protein, which gives rise to MKDSNRTIIDVRSEGEFAMGHAQDALNIPLNEVEARAEEIAKIEGEIILCCASGNRSGMAQQILQSKGIDCHNGGSWFAAENYAMAL
- a CDS encoding rhodanese-like domain-containing protein translates to MSFLRKLFGLGPAVDWKALADEGAIILDVRTKGEFQGGHIKNALNIPVDSISSNLSKLKSKDKPIITCCASGMRSGTAKSILKSKGYEKVYNGGAWTSLNRKIA
- a CDS encoding class I SAM-dependent methyltransferase, which gives rise to MKEFWNERYAKNEFIYGTEPNEFLREELENLPIGKIILPCDGEGRNAVFAAKLGWQVSAFDYSSSAKEKAVALAKQERVSPHYEVADIHEKEFKENSADVVALIYAHFPAELRKIAHQKAVKWLKPGGKLIL
- the yjjX gene encoding inosine/xanthosine triphosphatase, whose protein sequence is MPLKVIIASKNPVKIAATKAAFQRKFREQSFEYEGMSVPSDVSDQPMTHNETQEGAYNRANNAKIKYPNADYWVGIEGGIHDDEFGMQAFAWMVVLTKEKLSQAQTAVFYLPEPIAKMVREGVELGEADDQYFGRSNSKQKDGAVGILTNGEIDRKAYYEHAMIMALIPFAENVHN